The Mastacembelus armatus chromosome 9, fMasArm1.2, whole genome shotgun sequence genome contains a region encoding:
- the mef2cb gene encoding myocyte enhancer factor 2cb isoform X8, which yields MGRKKIQITRIMDERNRQVTFTKRKFGLMKKAYELSVLCDCEIALIIFNSTNKLFQYASTDMDKVLLKYTEYNEPHESRTNSDIVEALSKKENKGGESPELESALILTPRTEEKYKQINEEFDHMIKTHKIPQAVPPSNYDMPVSIPVSNQNNLIYSHPGGSLGNHNLLPLAHHGLQRNSMSPGVTHRPPSAGNTGGLMGADLTTGAGTSAGNGYGNHRNSPGLLVSPGGMNKNMQAKSPPPMNLGMNNRKPDLRVLIPPGAKNNMPSINQRINNSQSAQSLATPVVSVATPTLPGQGMGGYPSAISTSYGTEYSLNSADLSSLSGFNSGSSLHLGSMSGWQQQHLQNMQHSALGQLGNCSSSHLCQGSNLSLPSAQSLHIKSEPVSPPRDRTSNTPGGYGGGVPPPQNPSSRQDSGRSPVDSLSSCSSSHEGSDRDEHRNEFHSPLGLVRPALDERESPSIKRVRLSEGWAT from the exons gtGACATTTACAAAGCGAAAGTTTGGCCTGATGAAGAAGGCGTATGAGCTGAgtgtgctgtgtgactgtgagaTTGCCCTGATCATCTTCAATAGCACCAACAAGCTGTTCCAGTACGCCAGCACAGACATGGACAAGGTCCTGCTTAAATACACCGAGTACAACGAGCCTCATGAGAGCAGGACCAACTCCGATATTGTGGAG GCATTGAGCAAGAAGGAGAACAAAGGTGGCGAGAGCCCGGAGCTCGAGTCTGCTCTCATCCTCACCCCACGCACTGAGGAGAAATACAAACAGATTAACGAGGAGTTTGATCATATGATTAAAACTCATAAGATACCT CAGGCTGTGCCCCCATCAAACTACGACATGCCTGTGTCCATTCCTGTTAGCAACCAGAACAATCTCATTTACAGCCATCCTGGCGGTTCCCTAGGCAACCACAACCTGTTGCCATTGGCACACCATGGCCTACAGAGAAACAGCATGTCTCCCGGAGTTACACACAGACCCCCCAGTGCAGGTAACACAG GTGGCCTCATGGGTGCTGACCTCACCACTGGCGCAGGCACCAGTGCTG GAAATGGATATGGGAACCACCGCAACTCGCCCGGTCTGCTGGTCTCTCCAGGTggcatgaacaaaaacatgcaggctAAGTCTCCCCCGCCCATGAACTTAGGCATGAACAACCGCAAACCTGACCTACGTGTGCTCATCCCTCCTGGCGCCAAAAACAACATGCCCTCTATT AACCAGAGAATAAACAACTCTCAGTCTGCTCAGTCATTGGCCACCCCAGTGGTATCAGTAGCAACTCCAACTCTACCCGGACAAGGCATGGGCGGTTACCCATCTGCCATCTCTACGTCTTATGGTACTG AGTACTCCCTGAATAGTGCAGATCTGTCCTCCCTGTCAGGCTTCAACAGTGGCAGCTCCCTTCACCTTGGCTCAATGAGCGGGTGGCAGCAGCAACACCTTCAGAACATGCAGCATTCAGCTCTCGGCCAGCTAGG AAATTGCTCTAGCTCTCACTTATGTCAGGGTTCAAATCTCTCCCTGCCCTCTGCTCAAAGCCTGCACATCAAGTCCGAACCTGTTTCTCCTCCTAGAGATCGCACCAGCAACACACCAGGGGGCTACGGTGGTGGGGTACCACCTCCCCAGAACCCCTCGTCCCGCCAGGACTCGGGACGCTCCCCTGTTGATAGCCTGAGCAGTTGTAGCAGCTCCCATGAGGGCAGCGACCGTGATGAGCACAGGAATGAGTTCCATTCACCTCTGGGACTGGTCCGGCCCGCCCTGGATGAGCGCGAGAGCCCCTCTATCAAGCGGGTGCGCCTTTCAGAAGGATGGGCAACATGA
- the mef2cb gene encoding myocyte enhancer factor 2cb isoform X5 encodes MGRKKIQITRIMDERNRQVTFTKRKFGLMKKAYELSVLCDCEIALIIFNSTNKLFQYASTDMDKVLLKYTEYNEPHESRTNSDIVETLRKKGLNGCDSPDPDADDSVGHSPESEDKYRKINEDIDLMISRQRLCALSKKENKGGESPELESALILTPRTEEKYKQINEEFDHMIKTHKIPAVPPSNYDMPVSIPVSNQNNLIYSHPGGSLGNHNLLPLAHHGLQRNSMSPGVTHRPPSAGGLMGADLTTGAGTSAGNGYGNHRNSPGLLVSPGGMNKNMQAKSPPPMNLGMNNRKPDLRVLIPPGAKNNMPSINQRINNSQSAQSLATPVVSVATPTLPGQGMGGYPSAISTSYGTEYSLNSADLSSLSGFNSGSSLHLGSMSGWQQQHLQNMQHSALGQLGNCSSSHLCQGSNLSLPSAQSLHIKSEPVSPPRDRTSNTPGGYGGGVPPPQNPSSRQDSGRSPVDSLSSCSSSHEGSDRDEHRNEFHSPLGLVRPALDERESPSIKRVRLSEGWAT; translated from the exons gtGACATTTACAAAGCGAAAGTTTGGCCTGATGAAGAAGGCGTATGAGCTGAgtgtgctgtgtgactgtgagaTTGCCCTGATCATCTTCAATAGCACCAACAAGCTGTTCCAGTACGCCAGCACAGACATGGACAAGGTCCTGCTTAAATACACCGAGTACAACGAGCCTCATGAGAGCAGGACCAACTCCGATATTGTGGAG ACATTGAGAAAGAAGGGCCTAAACGGCTGTGACAGCCCAGACCCCGACGCAGACGACTCGGTCGGCCACAGCCCCGAGTCAGAGGACAAGTACAGGAAAATAAACGAGGACATTGATCTGATGATCAGCAGACAGAGACTGTGT GCATTGAGCAAGAAGGAGAACAAAGGTGGCGAGAGCCCGGAGCTCGAGTCTGCTCTCATCCTCACCCCACGCACTGAGGAGAAATACAAACAGATTAACGAGGAGTTTGATCATATGATTAAAACTCATAAGATACCT GCTGTGCCCCCATCAAACTACGACATGCCTGTGTCCATTCCTGTTAGCAACCAGAACAATCTCATTTACAGCCATCCTGGCGGTTCCCTAGGCAACCACAACCTGTTGCCATTGGCACACCATGGCCTACAGAGAAACAGCATGTCTCCCGGAGTTACACACAGACCCCCCAGTGCAG GTGGCCTCATGGGTGCTGACCTCACCACTGGCGCAGGCACCAGTGCTG GAAATGGATATGGGAACCACCGCAACTCGCCCGGTCTGCTGGTCTCTCCAGGTggcatgaacaaaaacatgcaggctAAGTCTCCCCCGCCCATGAACTTAGGCATGAACAACCGCAAACCTGACCTACGTGTGCTCATCCCTCCTGGCGCCAAAAACAACATGCCCTCTATT AACCAGAGAATAAACAACTCTCAGTCTGCTCAGTCATTGGCCACCCCAGTGGTATCAGTAGCAACTCCAACTCTACCCGGACAAGGCATGGGCGGTTACCCATCTGCCATCTCTACGTCTTATGGTACTG AGTACTCCCTGAATAGTGCAGATCTGTCCTCCCTGTCAGGCTTCAACAGTGGCAGCTCCCTTCACCTTGGCTCAATGAGCGGGTGGCAGCAGCAACACCTTCAGAACATGCAGCATTCAGCTCTCGGCCAGCTAGG AAATTGCTCTAGCTCTCACTTATGTCAGGGTTCAAATCTCTCCCTGCCCTCTGCTCAAAGCCTGCACATCAAGTCCGAACCTGTTTCTCCTCCTAGAGATCGCACCAGCAACACACCAGGGGGCTACGGTGGTGGGGTACCACCTCCCCAGAACCCCTCGTCCCGCCAGGACTCGGGACGCTCCCCTGTTGATAGCCTGAGCAGTTGTAGCAGCTCCCATGAGGGCAGCGACCGTGATGAGCACAGGAATGAGTTCCATTCACCTCTGGGACTGGTCCGGCCCGCCCTGGATGAGCGCGAGAGCCCCTCTATCAAGCGGGTGCGCCTTTCAGAAGGATGGGCAACATGA
- the mef2cb gene encoding myocyte enhancer factor 2cb isoform X6, with protein MGRKKIQITRIMDERNRQVTFTKRKFGLMKKAYELSVLCDCEIALIIFNSTNKLFQYASTDMDKVLLKYTEYNEPHESRTNSDIVETLRKKGLNGCDSPDPDADDSVGHSPESEDKYRKINEDIDLMISRQRLCQAVPPSNYDMPVSIPVSNQNNLIYSHPGGSLGNHNLLPLAHHGLQRNSMSPGVTHRPPSAGNTGGLMGADLTTGAGTSAGNGYGNHRNSPGLLVSPGGMNKNMQAKSPPPMNLGMNNRKPDLRVLIPPGAKNNMPSINQRINNSQSAQSLATPVVSVATPTLPGQGMGGYPSAISTSYGTEYSLNSADLSSLSGFNSGSSLHLGSMSGWQQQHLQNMQHSALGQLGNCSSSHLCQGSNLSLPSAQSLHIKSEPVSPPRDRTSNTPGGYGGGVPPPQNPSSRQDSGRSPVDSLSSCSSSHEGSDRDEHRNEFHSPLGLVRPALDERESPSIKRVRLSEGWAT; from the exons gtGACATTTACAAAGCGAAAGTTTGGCCTGATGAAGAAGGCGTATGAGCTGAgtgtgctgtgtgactgtgagaTTGCCCTGATCATCTTCAATAGCACCAACAAGCTGTTCCAGTACGCCAGCACAGACATGGACAAGGTCCTGCTTAAATACACCGAGTACAACGAGCCTCATGAGAGCAGGACCAACTCCGATATTGTGGAG ACATTGAGAAAGAAGGGCCTAAACGGCTGTGACAGCCCAGACCCCGACGCAGACGACTCGGTCGGCCACAGCCCCGAGTCAGAGGACAAGTACAGGAAAATAAACGAGGACATTGATCTGATGATCAGCAGACAGAGACTGTGT CAGGCTGTGCCCCCATCAAACTACGACATGCCTGTGTCCATTCCTGTTAGCAACCAGAACAATCTCATTTACAGCCATCCTGGCGGTTCCCTAGGCAACCACAACCTGTTGCCATTGGCACACCATGGCCTACAGAGAAACAGCATGTCTCCCGGAGTTACACACAGACCCCCCAGTGCAGGTAACACAG GTGGCCTCATGGGTGCTGACCTCACCACTGGCGCAGGCACCAGTGCTG GAAATGGATATGGGAACCACCGCAACTCGCCCGGTCTGCTGGTCTCTCCAGGTggcatgaacaaaaacatgcaggctAAGTCTCCCCCGCCCATGAACTTAGGCATGAACAACCGCAAACCTGACCTACGTGTGCTCATCCCTCCTGGCGCCAAAAACAACATGCCCTCTATT AACCAGAGAATAAACAACTCTCAGTCTGCTCAGTCATTGGCCACCCCAGTGGTATCAGTAGCAACTCCAACTCTACCCGGACAAGGCATGGGCGGTTACCCATCTGCCATCTCTACGTCTTATGGTACTG AGTACTCCCTGAATAGTGCAGATCTGTCCTCCCTGTCAGGCTTCAACAGTGGCAGCTCCCTTCACCTTGGCTCAATGAGCGGGTGGCAGCAGCAACACCTTCAGAACATGCAGCATTCAGCTCTCGGCCAGCTAGG AAATTGCTCTAGCTCTCACTTATGTCAGGGTTCAAATCTCTCCCTGCCCTCTGCTCAAAGCCTGCACATCAAGTCCGAACCTGTTTCTCCTCCTAGAGATCGCACCAGCAACACACCAGGGGGCTACGGTGGTGGGGTACCACCTCCCCAGAACCCCTCGTCCCGCCAGGACTCGGGACGCTCCCCTGTTGATAGCCTGAGCAGTTGTAGCAGCTCCCATGAGGGCAGCGACCGTGATGAGCACAGGAATGAGTTCCATTCACCTCTGGGACTGGTCCGGCCCGCCCTGGATGAGCGCGAGAGCCCCTCTATCAAGCGGGTGCGCCTTTCAGAAGGATGGGCAACATGA
- the mef2cb gene encoding myocyte enhancer factor 2cb isoform X1, which translates to MGRKKIQITRIMDERNRQVTFTKRKFGLMKKAYELSVLCDCEIALIIFNSTNKLFQYASTDMDKVLLKYTEYNEPHESRTNSDIVETLRKKGLNGCDSPDPDADDSVGHSPESEDKYRKINEDIDLMISRQRLCALSKKENKGGESPELESALILTPRTEEKYKQINEEFDHMIKTHKIPQAVPPSNYDMPVSIPVSNQNNLIYSHPGGSLGNHNLLPLAHHGLQRNSMSPGVTHRPPSAGNTGGLMGADLTTGAGTSAGNGYGNHRNSPGLLVSPGGMNKNMQAKSPPPMNLGMNNRKPDLRVLIPPGAKNNMPSINQRINNSQSAQSLATPVVSVATPTLPGQGMGGYPSAISTSYGTEYSLNSADLSSLSGFNSGSSLHLGSMSGWQQQHLQNMQHSALGQLGNCSSSHLCQGSNLSLPSAQSLHIKSEPVSPPRDRTSNTPGGYGGGVPPPQNPSSRQDSGRSPVDSLSSCSSSHEGSDRDEHRNEFHSPLGLVRPALDERESPSIKRVRLSEGWAT; encoded by the exons gtGACATTTACAAAGCGAAAGTTTGGCCTGATGAAGAAGGCGTATGAGCTGAgtgtgctgtgtgactgtgagaTTGCCCTGATCATCTTCAATAGCACCAACAAGCTGTTCCAGTACGCCAGCACAGACATGGACAAGGTCCTGCTTAAATACACCGAGTACAACGAGCCTCATGAGAGCAGGACCAACTCCGATATTGTGGAG ACATTGAGAAAGAAGGGCCTAAACGGCTGTGACAGCCCAGACCCCGACGCAGACGACTCGGTCGGCCACAGCCCCGAGTCAGAGGACAAGTACAGGAAAATAAACGAGGACATTGATCTGATGATCAGCAGACAGAGACTGTGT GCATTGAGCAAGAAGGAGAACAAAGGTGGCGAGAGCCCGGAGCTCGAGTCTGCTCTCATCCTCACCCCACGCACTGAGGAGAAATACAAACAGATTAACGAGGAGTTTGATCATATGATTAAAACTCATAAGATACCT CAGGCTGTGCCCCCATCAAACTACGACATGCCTGTGTCCATTCCTGTTAGCAACCAGAACAATCTCATTTACAGCCATCCTGGCGGTTCCCTAGGCAACCACAACCTGTTGCCATTGGCACACCATGGCCTACAGAGAAACAGCATGTCTCCCGGAGTTACACACAGACCCCCCAGTGCAGGTAACACAG GTGGCCTCATGGGTGCTGACCTCACCACTGGCGCAGGCACCAGTGCTG GAAATGGATATGGGAACCACCGCAACTCGCCCGGTCTGCTGGTCTCTCCAGGTggcatgaacaaaaacatgcaggctAAGTCTCCCCCGCCCATGAACTTAGGCATGAACAACCGCAAACCTGACCTACGTGTGCTCATCCCTCCTGGCGCCAAAAACAACATGCCCTCTATT AACCAGAGAATAAACAACTCTCAGTCTGCTCAGTCATTGGCCACCCCAGTGGTATCAGTAGCAACTCCAACTCTACCCGGACAAGGCATGGGCGGTTACCCATCTGCCATCTCTACGTCTTATGGTACTG AGTACTCCCTGAATAGTGCAGATCTGTCCTCCCTGTCAGGCTTCAACAGTGGCAGCTCCCTTCACCTTGGCTCAATGAGCGGGTGGCAGCAGCAACACCTTCAGAACATGCAGCATTCAGCTCTCGGCCAGCTAGG AAATTGCTCTAGCTCTCACTTATGTCAGGGTTCAAATCTCTCCCTGCCCTCTGCTCAAAGCCTGCACATCAAGTCCGAACCTGTTTCTCCTCCTAGAGATCGCACCAGCAACACACCAGGGGGCTACGGTGGTGGGGTACCACCTCCCCAGAACCCCTCGTCCCGCCAGGACTCGGGACGCTCCCCTGTTGATAGCCTGAGCAGTTGTAGCAGCTCCCATGAGGGCAGCGACCGTGATGAGCACAGGAATGAGTTCCATTCACCTCTGGGACTGGTCCGGCCCGCCCTGGATGAGCGCGAGAGCCCCTCTATCAAGCGGGTGCGCCTTTCAGAAGGATGGGCAACATGA
- the mef2cb gene encoding myocyte enhancer factor 2cb isoform X9 codes for MGRKKIQITRIMDERNRQVTFTKRKFGLMKKAYELSVLCDCEIALIIFNSTNKLFQYASTDMDKVLLKYTEYNEPHESRTNSDIVEALSKKENKGGESPELESALILTPRTEEKYKQINEEFDHMIKTHKIPAVPPSNYDMPVSIPVSNQNNLIYSHPGGSLGNHNLLPLAHHGLQRNSMSPGVTHRPPSAGNTGGLMGADLTTGAGTSAGNGYGNHRNSPGLLVSPGGMNKNMQAKSPPPMNLGMNNRKPDLRVLIPPGAKNNMPSINQRINNSQSAQSLATPVVSVATPTLPGQGMGGYPSAISTSYGTEYSLNSADLSSLSGFNSGSSLHLGSMSGWQQQHLQNMQHSALGQLGNCSSSHLCQGSNLSLPSAQSLHIKSEPVSPPRDRTSNTPGGYGGGVPPPQNPSSRQDSGRSPVDSLSSCSSSHEGSDRDEHRNEFHSPLGLVRPALDERESPSIKRVRLSEGWAT; via the exons gtGACATTTACAAAGCGAAAGTTTGGCCTGATGAAGAAGGCGTATGAGCTGAgtgtgctgtgtgactgtgagaTTGCCCTGATCATCTTCAATAGCACCAACAAGCTGTTCCAGTACGCCAGCACAGACATGGACAAGGTCCTGCTTAAATACACCGAGTACAACGAGCCTCATGAGAGCAGGACCAACTCCGATATTGTGGAG GCATTGAGCAAGAAGGAGAACAAAGGTGGCGAGAGCCCGGAGCTCGAGTCTGCTCTCATCCTCACCCCACGCACTGAGGAGAAATACAAACAGATTAACGAGGAGTTTGATCATATGATTAAAACTCATAAGATACCT GCTGTGCCCCCATCAAACTACGACATGCCTGTGTCCATTCCTGTTAGCAACCAGAACAATCTCATTTACAGCCATCCTGGCGGTTCCCTAGGCAACCACAACCTGTTGCCATTGGCACACCATGGCCTACAGAGAAACAGCATGTCTCCCGGAGTTACACACAGACCCCCCAGTGCAGGTAACACAG GTGGCCTCATGGGTGCTGACCTCACCACTGGCGCAGGCACCAGTGCTG GAAATGGATATGGGAACCACCGCAACTCGCCCGGTCTGCTGGTCTCTCCAGGTggcatgaacaaaaacatgcaggctAAGTCTCCCCCGCCCATGAACTTAGGCATGAACAACCGCAAACCTGACCTACGTGTGCTCATCCCTCCTGGCGCCAAAAACAACATGCCCTCTATT AACCAGAGAATAAACAACTCTCAGTCTGCTCAGTCATTGGCCACCCCAGTGGTATCAGTAGCAACTCCAACTCTACCCGGACAAGGCATGGGCGGTTACCCATCTGCCATCTCTACGTCTTATGGTACTG AGTACTCCCTGAATAGTGCAGATCTGTCCTCCCTGTCAGGCTTCAACAGTGGCAGCTCCCTTCACCTTGGCTCAATGAGCGGGTGGCAGCAGCAACACCTTCAGAACATGCAGCATTCAGCTCTCGGCCAGCTAGG AAATTGCTCTAGCTCTCACTTATGTCAGGGTTCAAATCTCTCCCTGCCCTCTGCTCAAAGCCTGCACATCAAGTCCGAACCTGTTTCTCCTCCTAGAGATCGCACCAGCAACACACCAGGGGGCTACGGTGGTGGGGTACCACCTCCCCAGAACCCCTCGTCCCGCCAGGACTCGGGACGCTCCCCTGTTGATAGCCTGAGCAGTTGTAGCAGCTCCCATGAGGGCAGCGACCGTGATGAGCACAGGAATGAGTTCCATTCACCTCTGGGACTGGTCCGGCCCGCCCTGGATGAGCGCGAGAGCCCCTCTATCAAGCGGGTGCGCCTTTCAGAAGGATGGGCAACATGA
- the mef2cb gene encoding myocyte enhancer factor 2cb isoform X3, which translates to MGRKKIQITRIMDERNRQVTFTKRKFGLMKKAYELSVLCDCEIALIIFNSTNKLFQYASTDMDKVLLKYTEYNEPHESRTNSDIVETLRKKGLNGCDSPDPDADDSVGHSPESEDKYRKINEDIDLMISRQRLCALSKKENKGGESPELESALILTPRTEEKYKQINEEFDHMIKTHKIPQAVPPSNYDMPVSIPVSNQNNLIYSHPGGSLGNHNLLPLAHHGLQRNSMSPGVTHRPPSAGNTGGLMGADLTTGAGTSAGNGYGNHRNSPGLLVSPGGMNKNMQAKSPPPMNLGMNNRKPDLRVLIPPGAKNNMPSINQRINNSQSAQSLATPVVSVATPTLPGQGMGGYPSAISTSYEYSLNSADLSSLSGFNSGSSLHLGSMSGWQQQHLQNMQHSALGQLGNCSSSHLCQGSNLSLPSAQSLHIKSEPVSPPRDRTSNTPGGYGGGVPPPQNPSSRQDSGRSPVDSLSSCSSSHEGSDRDEHRNEFHSPLGLVRPALDERESPSIKRVRLSEGWAT; encoded by the exons gtGACATTTACAAAGCGAAAGTTTGGCCTGATGAAGAAGGCGTATGAGCTGAgtgtgctgtgtgactgtgagaTTGCCCTGATCATCTTCAATAGCACCAACAAGCTGTTCCAGTACGCCAGCACAGACATGGACAAGGTCCTGCTTAAATACACCGAGTACAACGAGCCTCATGAGAGCAGGACCAACTCCGATATTGTGGAG ACATTGAGAAAGAAGGGCCTAAACGGCTGTGACAGCCCAGACCCCGACGCAGACGACTCGGTCGGCCACAGCCCCGAGTCAGAGGACAAGTACAGGAAAATAAACGAGGACATTGATCTGATGATCAGCAGACAGAGACTGTGT GCATTGAGCAAGAAGGAGAACAAAGGTGGCGAGAGCCCGGAGCTCGAGTCTGCTCTCATCCTCACCCCACGCACTGAGGAGAAATACAAACAGATTAACGAGGAGTTTGATCATATGATTAAAACTCATAAGATACCT CAGGCTGTGCCCCCATCAAACTACGACATGCCTGTGTCCATTCCTGTTAGCAACCAGAACAATCTCATTTACAGCCATCCTGGCGGTTCCCTAGGCAACCACAACCTGTTGCCATTGGCACACCATGGCCTACAGAGAAACAGCATGTCTCCCGGAGTTACACACAGACCCCCCAGTGCAGGTAACACAG GTGGCCTCATGGGTGCTGACCTCACCACTGGCGCAGGCACCAGTGCTG GAAATGGATATGGGAACCACCGCAACTCGCCCGGTCTGCTGGTCTCTCCAGGTggcatgaacaaaaacatgcaggctAAGTCTCCCCCGCCCATGAACTTAGGCATGAACAACCGCAAACCTGACCTACGTGTGCTCATCCCTCCTGGCGCCAAAAACAACATGCCCTCTATT AACCAGAGAATAAACAACTCTCAGTCTGCTCAGTCATTGGCCACCCCAGTGGTATCAGTAGCAACTCCAACTCTACCCGGACAAGGCATGGGCGGTTACCCATCTGCCATCTCTACGTCTTATG AGTACTCCCTGAATAGTGCAGATCTGTCCTCCCTGTCAGGCTTCAACAGTGGCAGCTCCCTTCACCTTGGCTCAATGAGCGGGTGGCAGCAGCAACACCTTCAGAACATGCAGCATTCAGCTCTCGGCCAGCTAGG AAATTGCTCTAGCTCTCACTTATGTCAGGGTTCAAATCTCTCCCTGCCCTCTGCTCAAAGCCTGCACATCAAGTCCGAACCTGTTTCTCCTCCTAGAGATCGCACCAGCAACACACCAGGGGGCTACGGTGGTGGGGTACCACCTCCCCAGAACCCCTCGTCCCGCCAGGACTCGGGACGCTCCCCTGTTGATAGCCTGAGCAGTTGTAGCAGCTCCCATGAGGGCAGCGACCGTGATGAGCACAGGAATGAGTTCCATTCACCTCTGGGACTGGTCCGGCCCGCCCTGGATGAGCGCGAGAGCCCCTCTATCAAGCGGGTGCGCCTTTCAGAAGGATGGGCAACATGA
- the mef2cb gene encoding myocyte enhancer factor 2cb isoform X13, with translation MGRKKIQITRIMDERNRQVTFTKRKFGLMKKAYELSVLCDCEIALIIFNSTNKLFQYASTDMDKVLLKYTEYNEPHESRTNSDIVEALSKKENKGGESPELESALILTPRTEEKYKQINEEFDHMIKTHKIPAVPPSNYDMPVSIPVSNQNNLIYSHPGGSLGNHNLLPLAHHGLQRNSMSPGVTHRPPSAGNTGGLMGADLTTGAGTSAGNGYGNHRNSPGLLVSPGGMNKNMQAKSPPPMNLGMNNRKPDLRVLIPPGAKNNMPSINQRINNSQSAQSLATPVVSVATPTLPGQGMGGYPSAISTSYGTEYSLNSADLSSLSGFNSGSSLHLGSMSGWQQQHLQNMQHSALGQLG, from the exons gtGACATTTACAAAGCGAAAGTTTGGCCTGATGAAGAAGGCGTATGAGCTGAgtgtgctgtgtgactgtgagaTTGCCCTGATCATCTTCAATAGCACCAACAAGCTGTTCCAGTACGCCAGCACAGACATGGACAAGGTCCTGCTTAAATACACCGAGTACAACGAGCCTCATGAGAGCAGGACCAACTCCGATATTGTGGAG GCATTGAGCAAGAAGGAGAACAAAGGTGGCGAGAGCCCGGAGCTCGAGTCTGCTCTCATCCTCACCCCACGCACTGAGGAGAAATACAAACAGATTAACGAGGAGTTTGATCATATGATTAAAACTCATAAGATACCT GCTGTGCCCCCATCAAACTACGACATGCCTGTGTCCATTCCTGTTAGCAACCAGAACAATCTCATTTACAGCCATCCTGGCGGTTCCCTAGGCAACCACAACCTGTTGCCATTGGCACACCATGGCCTACAGAGAAACAGCATGTCTCCCGGAGTTACACACAGACCCCCCAGTGCAGGTAACACAG GTGGCCTCATGGGTGCTGACCTCACCACTGGCGCAGGCACCAGTGCTG GAAATGGATATGGGAACCACCGCAACTCGCCCGGTCTGCTGGTCTCTCCAGGTggcatgaacaaaaacatgcaggctAAGTCTCCCCCGCCCATGAACTTAGGCATGAACAACCGCAAACCTGACCTACGTGTGCTCATCCCTCCTGGCGCCAAAAACAACATGCCCTCTATT AACCAGAGAATAAACAACTCTCAGTCTGCTCAGTCATTGGCCACCCCAGTGGTATCAGTAGCAACTCCAACTCTACCCGGACAAGGCATGGGCGGTTACCCATCTGCCATCTCTACGTCTTATGGTACTG AGTACTCCCTGAATAGTGCAGATCTGTCCTCCCTGTCAGGCTTCAACAGTGGCAGCTCCCTTCACCTTGGCTCAATGAGCGGGTGGCAGCAGCAACACCTTCAGAACATGCAGCATTCAGCTCTCGGCCAGCTAGGGTGA